From Zalophus californianus isolate mZalCal1 chromosome 16, mZalCal1.pri.v2, whole genome shotgun sequence, one genomic window encodes:
- the LOC113908218 gene encoding C-C motif chemokine 4, producing the protein MKLCVTVLPLLVLMAAFCSPALSAPMGSDPPTACCFSYTLRQLPRNFVTDYFETSSLCSQPAVVFQTKRGRQVCANPSEPWVQEYMNDLELN; encoded by the exons ATGAAGCTGTGTGTGACTGTCCTTCCTCTCCTTGTGCTCatggctgccttctgctccccgGCGCTCTCAGCACCAA TGGGCTCAGACCCTCCCACCGCCTGCTGCTTTTCTTACACCCTGAGGCAGCTCCCTCGCAACTTTGTGACCGATTACTTCGAGACCAGCAGCCTCTGCTCCCAGCCAGCCGTGGT ATTCCAAACCAAAAGGGGCAGACAAGTGTGTGCTAACCCCAGTGAGCCCTGGGTCCAGGAATACATGAATGATCTGGAACTGAACTGA